In Clostridia bacterium, the sequence GGTGTATCTACCCATAATATAGAAGTTGTGAAAGCATGTGCGGATATGCCGGAAATTGATGTGCTTCATCCTATTGTAAATAAGACTGGAATAGGAATAGGGGACGGTTCGGTGGATGAAATGCTTGAAGCTGTGAAAAATGCTTTTGATAAGGGAAAAGGGATTTACAGCATGAAGCCCCTTGGAGGAGGAAACTTACTTAGATCGTACGATGAAGCAATGAAGTTCGTTCTGGATATTCCATATATTCATTCTATAGCTTTAGGTATGCAGACTGTAGAAGAGGTAATAATGAATATCAGTGTGTTTGAGAAAAAGAAAGTACCTGGGGATATAAAAAAGGCACTGGATAGCAAAAAAAGAAAACTGCATGTAGACTATTGGTGTGAAGGCTGCGGAAGGTGTATAGAAAGATGCAGCCATAAAGCGCTTAGGTTGGTTGACGGGAAGGTTACAGTCGATCAGGATAGCTGTGTATTGTGCGGTTATTGCGGCAGTGTGTGTCCTCAGTTTTCGATAAAAATATGTTAAAAGGCAGGTGTAATGGAAGTAACATGCGGATAATGGGAATTGATTATGGAGACAGCAGAATCGGAATATCTATTAGCGACCCGTTTGGGTGGACAGCTCAGGGAGTGGAAACTATCCATTTGAAAGGGGGCTTGCAAAAGGCTCTTGAGAGAATACACCACTTAATTAAGGAATATAATATTAATAAAGTAGTTGTGGGATTTCCCAGAAATATGAACGGTACTATAGGTCCCAGAGGGGAAAAGACACTGGAATTCATTGATATGATTGGTAAATACACTACAGAAAACAACCTGAGTGATTTTGAAATAATTAAATGGGATGAACGGCTTACAACGGTAGCAGCAAACAGGACCATGCATGAACTGGGTGTTAAGACATCAAAGAAAAAAGGTGTGGTTGACCAAATAGCGGCTGTGTACATTTTACAAGGTTATCTGGATAGTATAAAAAAATAATTACTACGGATAATGGGAAATAGATGGATTATGTGATATAATCTCAATGACTGCAAAAACTATATTGAAAATACAGATATGTCTGAGATTTTTTATAGTTTCAATAAATGTCTCACGCGATAAGAGGAGGAGTTTTTTATGTCAGAAGAAAGAGACGATCTAGTGGTACTGGTTGACGAAAATGGTGATGAGGTTGAATTCGAGCATATTGACACCATTGAAATGAATGGGAACGAGTATGTAATTTTAATTCCTTTCACTACTGAAGAAGAACAGGATTCAGATGAAGTTGTTATTCTTAAAATAGAGCACGGGGAAGAAGGCGAAGATTCTTTCGTAAGTGTTGAGGACGAAGAAGAACTCAATCAGGTGTTTGAAGAATTCAAGCAAAGAATGGAAGACGAATATGAATTTGATGGAGAAGAATAAGAATCAGCCGGTATGAAATACCGGCTTACTTATTTACTCTCCCTTTTCAGCTGGAGTCTTTGCTGATCAAAAATGTACTTAACTACGCTATCCTGGTCCTTTGCAGAAATTTTCTTAAAATATAGGCCTAGTTCATATTTCTTTTCCTTTGAAGTGTGAATTTCAGAATTACGCATTATAATACAAACTGCCTTAATCGGATTATTGTCACTCAGGAAAACCTGAACTTCTACAAAAGAACCTTTAGGGATATTTTCACTTACGACTATACAGGTTCCGTTACCGCTTAAGTTTCGGGTGATTGCCTTTTTGAATTCTGCAGATTCGGGTACAGGGCTATTCTCCTGAGCGGGATCCGTTTCGTTATGTATACGGTATAGAGCATTTAGGTTACAGTCAAATCTATAGTATTTTCTTCTCTGAATTTTTTCTATTTCGCTGGTAAGCTTTATATGAAGGAGCAATATGTTACCTTTTTTTTCCTTGTTTGTAACTACTGCGGTAAAAGACATGAGACCGTACTTGTCATGCATGAATAAAGATCTCATATTACTTCCTTGAGCAATAAATACAAACTTTGATTCATATATGGGACATAGAATCAATGCATCCTCATTATTAACTATATCAATAAGCTGGCTGACATATGTTTGCCCTGTTTTTTCACCCAAGCTGTTTATTAATTCAACCTCAAGTCTTGTTCCTATCACTATTTCCCGAATGTTCATTAGCAATTCTCCATTTATCCAGTATGTTAAATATATAGCAATTATATTTAGTCTGGTTTTTTATCTATAAACATTATATTATGTTTTACTATTAAGGTCATAAAAATATTACCATAACCGACCTGAATGTATTTATTAACATATTATTTTTGTAATAAAGAAGGGTTTTAAAATTCCGGTATAGAATTTTATACTATAAAAGGCCTTACCTATATCCAGGTCTGATATGCCTTAATTTTTATGGAGGGGTCCCATGAATAGAAAAAACTTAACAATTCTGATCGTTTTATTGGTTATTATAACATATCTTTCTGCTTGTGACAATGACAAAAGCTCGGTCAGCAAGAATACATCGACAAAACCGGAAACCTCTAAAGTGAGCACCGCAGAGGAACAGACAAATAGTGTACAGCCTGAAAAGAAGGAAGATGCTAAGAAGAATGATTTTGTTTTTCCTATAGACGGAATCAGACCAATGGCAGTAATGATCGATAATGAAGGAAACAGACCTTTGCCTCAAGGTGGACTATATAAAGCTCAAGTCATATATGAAATCATAGTAGAGGGCGGTGTAACGAGACTGATGCCGGTCTTTTGGAATACCGAACCTGAAATGATAGGACCTGTGAGGAGTTCCAGACATTACTTTATTGATTATGCAATGGAACATGATGCAATTTATGTACATTTCGGATATAGCCCACAGGCTCTGAGCGACCTGAAAAAATTCAAGATAAACAATGTTAATGGTGTTGCCAACGGTGGCGAAGTTTTCTGGGATTTGACAAAGGACAGATATAACTGGCAAGATTCCTATACCTCACCCCAGAAGGTCAGTGCATATACTAAGAGGGTCAAATACAGGACAACTACAGACAAAAAAAGTGTATTTTCCTTTAATACAGAGGATACAGCGCTTGTTGACGGACAGAAGGCAGAAAAGATACTTGTTAAGTACTCAAACGATTACAAGTGCAGTTATGTGTACGATACCGCAACAAGTATGTACATGAGGTTTAGAAAGGACAAGCCTCATACTGATAGAATAACCAAAGACCAGCTTTCCGCAAAGAATATAATTATTCAATATGTGGGCAATAACCGTATAAAGGGAGACACTAAAGACAGGCAGGAGTTAGGTAATGTAGGCAAGGGGAAAGGTCTTTTCATAACAAACGGAAAGGTTATAGAGATTACCTGGTCCAAGGCATCCAGAACAGCACCAACCAAGTATAATGACACAAATGGGAACGCAATCAGGTTGAATCCGGGGCAGACATGGATTCAAATCGTTCCTAAAAGTAACCCGGCAAGTATAAGTTAATAGAAAAATTAAGTAACCGGTGGCTGTTGCTGCCGGTTTGTTTCTTTCGTATTTTGTGTGATTTATGATTTATTGCCGCGGCATGCGTCTGACAAGTTCCAATAATTTTTCCTTTTCATTCAGTTCAGGATCATCTATGACAGCATCCAATAGTCTTTTCAGTATATTTCCTATTTCCTTCCCTTCCTTAAAGCCTTCCTGCTTGAGTATATTTCCGTTAACAGCCAGATTGTTGAGGCTGAAGCATTGATTTTCTTGTTTTATATTATTGTACATACTCCTTATTATGCTGATTTTCTCCAACCTCTTGATCAGAAAGTCGGGGTTTTGTGCTTTATAGTCAGCTTCCTTCACTTCCAAAAGCTCCGGGAAAATATCATCTCCTACCGAGTAAACAGCTTTCCTTACAGCATTGCATGTAAGTT encodes:
- a CDS encoding DUF1292 domain-containing protein, with protein sequence MSEERDDLVVLVDENGDEVEFEHIDTIEMNGNEYVILIPFTTEEEQDSDEVVILKIEHGEEGEDSFVSVEDEEELNQVFEEFKQRMEDEYEFDGEE
- a CDS encoding flagellar brake domain-containing protein translates to MNIREIVIGTRLEVELINSLGEKTGQTYVSQLIDIVNNEDALILCPIYESKFVFIAQGSNMRSLFMHDKYGLMSFTAVVTNKEKKGNILLLHIKLTSEIEKIQRRKYYRFDCNLNALYRIHNETDPAQENSPVPESAEFKKAITRNLSGNGTCIVVSENIPKGSFVEVQVFLSDNNPIKAVCIIMRNSEIHTSKEKKYELGLYFKKISAKDQDSVVKYIFDQQRLQLKRESK
- a CDS encoding DUF3048 domain-containing protein; protein product: MNRKNLTILIVLLVIITYLSACDNDKSSVSKNTSTKPETSKVSTAEEQTNSVQPEKKEDAKKNDFVFPIDGIRPMAVMIDNEGNRPLPQGGLYKAQVIYEIIVEGGVTRLMPVFWNTEPEMIGPVRSSRHYFIDYAMEHDAIYVHFGYSPQALSDLKKFKINNVNGVANGGEVFWDLTKDRYNWQDSYTSPQKVSAYTKRVKYRTTTDKKSVFSFNTEDTALVDGQKAEKILVKYSNDYKCSYVYDTATSMYMRFRKDKPHTDRITKDQLSAKNIIIQYVGNNRIKGDTKDRQELGNVGKGKGLFITNGKVIEITWSKASRTAPTKYNDTNGNAIRLNPGQTWIQIVPKSNPASIS
- a CDS encoding aldo/keto reductase, with amino-acid sequence MEYVALGNTGIRVSKMCFGGLVIGPLQANLSINEGAEVILKAFEMGVNFIDTAELYGTYSHIREATKRFGNKPVVATKSYAYTAEGAAESLEKARKELDSDIIDIFLLHEQESKLTLRGHRDALDYFLAAKAKGIIKAVGVSTHNIEVVKACADMPEIDVLHPIVNKTGIGIGDGSVDEMLEAVKNAFDKGKGIYSMKPLGGGNLLRSYDEAMKFVLDIPYIHSIALGMQTVEEVIMNISVFEKKKVPGDIKKALDSKKRKLHVDYWCEGCGRCIERCSHKALRLVDGKVTVDQDSCVLCGYCGSVCPQFSIKIC
- the ruvX gene encoding Holliday junction resolvase RuvX; the encoded protein is MRIMGIDYGDSRIGISISDPFGWTAQGVETIHLKGGLQKALERIHHLIKEYNINKVVVGFPRNMNGTIGPRGEKTLEFIDMIGKYTTENNLSDFEIIKWDERLTTVAANRTMHELGVKTSKKKGVVDQIAAVYILQGYLDSIKK